From a single Paenibacillus sp. FSL W8-0426 genomic region:
- a CDS encoding NADH-dependent flavin oxidoreductase yields MNPKYAPLFESVALPNGITLKNRIVLAPMTHMSSNPDGTVSNAELEYYARRTGGAGMSVTAVTYVTPNGIGFPAQFAAYDDRFIPSLTRLAETIKQQGSKAVLQIFHAGRLTPEQAVPAGQVVAPSAVASERPGSPLPRELSDEEINGIIKDFGEATRRAIAAGFDGVEIHGANGYLIQQFVSPHSNRREDRWGGSIEKRLTFPLAVIDEVQKAVADHAKSPFIVGYRFSPEEPETPGLTMTETYALVDALKEKNLDYLHVSLNEFWSKPRRGEADTRSRIEFILDRVGGKLPVIGVGSIHTADEAAEALQTGLPLLALGRELIIEPDWVEKIESGREEDIETVLTKSDQERLVIPDGLWQAIINTPGWFPVAE; encoded by the coding sequence ATGAATCCCAAATACGCTCCCTTATTCGAATCTGTGGCGCTGCCGAACGGCATTACGCTGAAAAACCGCATCGTGTTAGCTCCGATGACGCATATGTCCTCCAATCCGGACGGCACCGTATCGAATGCGGAACTGGAATACTACGCACGCCGCACAGGAGGCGCAGGCATGTCCGTTACGGCGGTTACATACGTTACGCCGAACGGCATTGGTTTTCCGGCACAGTTTGCCGCGTATGACGATCGTTTCATTCCAAGCCTCACCCGCCTTGCCGAGACGATCAAACAGCAAGGTTCCAAAGCAGTGCTGCAAATTTTCCATGCCGGCCGCTTGACGCCCGAGCAGGCCGTTCCCGCGGGTCAGGTCGTGGCACCGAGCGCGGTAGCAAGCGAACGCCCGGGATCTCCGCTGCCAAGAGAATTGAGCGATGAAGAGATTAACGGCATCATCAAGGACTTCGGTGAAGCGACTCGCCGTGCCATCGCAGCCGGTTTTGACGGCGTTGAAATTCATGGCGCGAATGGATATCTTATCCAGCAATTTGTTTCCCCGCATTCCAATCGCCGCGAAGACCGCTGGGGCGGAAGCATCGAGAAACGTCTGACCTTCCCTCTGGCCGTGATCGACGAAGTACAGAAGGCTGTGGCCGATCATGCCAAATCGCCATTCATCGTTGGCTATCGATTCTCGCCGGAAGAACCTGAAACGCCAGGGCTGACCATGACGGAAACCTATGCTCTGGTAGATGCACTCAAGGAGAAAAACCTGGATTACCTTCACGTTTCACTGAACGAATTCTGGTCCAAACCAAGACGCGGCGAAGCTGATACTCGTTCCCGCATCGAATTCATCCTGGATCGCGTTGGCGGCAAATTGCCGGTCATCGGGGTAGGTTCCATTCATACGGCGGACGAGGCGGCAGAAGCGCTGCAAACCGGCTTGCCGCTGCTTGCTCTCGGCCGCGAACTGATCATTGAGCCGGACTGGGTAGAAAAAATCGAAAGCGGTCGCGAAGAGGATATCGAGACGGTGCTGACCAAATCGGACCAGGAGCGGCTTGTCATCCCAGATGGCTTGTGGCAGGCGATCATCAATACACCAGGATGGTTCCCGGTAGCTGAATAA
- a CDS encoding OsmC family protein, producing the protein MKHPFHLKAVWNGGRNSEGHIDAGGLKSVISIPQEMGGPGTGTNPDEMLLGAASTCYLITLAAMLERAGITPAELTLESEATVDVTNNIFTYERIVHKPHVVLQADTAQEQLEKAERLAHKAEASCMISRAVAGNVTIETQPVITTAEAGAV; encoded by the coding sequence ATGAAGCATCCTTTTCACTTGAAAGCGGTATGGAACGGAGGCCGCAACAGCGAGGGGCACATCGACGCGGGCGGGCTGAAAAGCGTTATTTCGATTCCGCAGGAAATGGGCGGTCCGGGTACGGGCACCAACCCGGACGAAATGCTGCTTGGCGCCGCATCCACTTGTTATTTGATTACGCTGGCTGCCATGCTGGAGCGAGCAGGCATTACACCTGCAGAGCTGACGCTGGAATCGGAAGCGACGGTGGACGTGACCAACAACATTTTCACGTATGAGCGGATCGTTCACAAACCTCATGTCGTACTGCAGGCCGATACAGCACAGGAGCAGCTTGAGAAGGCAGAACGGCTCGCGCACAAGGCCGAGGCATCCTGCATGATTTCCAGAGCGGTCGCAGGCAATGTAACGATCGAGACGCAGCCTGTCATCACTACGGCAGAAGCGGGAGCGGTGTGA
- a CDS encoding SOS response-associated peptidase, translating into MCNRFSLAADLDEVRDHFKIERVMYYYKNRYNISPTQHTPIILHQDGERVLDEFRWGFIPFWGRDAVNANLMTVHENPSYEKMVETKRCVIPCNGLYYWRKEGRKSYAVRVVMPDRGLFGIAGLYEVWKDTRKQPLRTCTMIMTGANLITREFGNKMPAILSDEEIDAWLDPANTRVTQLLPLLKSYNRTEMKMYPVTPMVANDDHDSYECVEEMELKLAYVRH; encoded by the coding sequence ATGTGCAACCGCTTTTCGTTAGCCGCCGATCTGGATGAGGTCAGGGATCACTTCAAAATCGAGCGGGTAATGTATTATTACAAAAACCGGTACAACATCAGCCCGACTCAACATACGCCGATTATTTTGCATCAGGATGGTGAACGCGTACTGGATGAATTCCGGTGGGGTTTCATTCCGTTCTGGGGACGCGACGCCGTAAACGCCAATCTGATGACGGTGCACGAGAACCCTTCCTACGAGAAAATGGTCGAAACCAAACGCTGCGTCATACCGTGCAACGGTCTGTACTACTGGCGGAAGGAAGGCCGAAAGAGCTATGCCGTCCGTGTCGTCATGCCCGATCGTGGACTGTTCGGCATCGCAGGTCTGTACGAAGTGTGGAAAGATACCCGTAAACAGCCGCTTCGCACGTGCACCATGATCATGACGGGCGCCAACCTGATTACGCGCGAATTCGGCAATAAAATGCCGGCCATCCTGTCCGATGAGGAAATCGACGCTTGGCTGGATCCGGCCAATACACGCGTAACGCAGCTGCTGCCGCTGCTCAAATCCTACAATCGCACAGAGATGAAGATGTATCCGGTGACGCCGATGGTAGCCAATGATGATCATGACAGCTACGAGTGCGTGGAGGAGATGGAACTGAAGCTGGCTTATGTACGCCACTGA
- a CDS encoding lactonase family protein, producing the protein MSENKRLLVIAGSYAETENEGIYAYELNEDTGSLSKLDGISGVKNPTFVNVDAANNKVYAIGEAVSAEGNKMSEAVALSIDPSTGKLALVNRNNSLTAPPCHIQRDPSGRYLILSSYHGGLVGLQSVTDNGEVGVLLDEKKHEGHGANPARQEKPHVHSAFFSPDGKYLMVQDLGADKIAIYTIDADKNELVLHSETKTHPGAGPRHLAFHPNGQFAFVINEVDSSISSYRYDAEAGTLTEIASVSTLPDGYDGAENTTAEIVVSNDGRFVYGSNRGHDSLVVFAVNAETGHLTHVETVSVEGQHPRHFALTPSGKLLIAANRDTNNIVTFTVDQESGRLKYTGHSTGVSKPVCVKPVYL; encoded by the coding sequence ATGAGTGAAAACAAACGCTTGCTCGTGATCGCCGGCTCTTATGCCGAAACTGAAAATGAGGGCATTTATGCATACGAATTGAATGAGGATACAGGCAGCTTGTCGAAGCTGGACGGGATCTCCGGCGTAAAAAATCCAACGTTCGTCAACGTGGATGCAGCAAACAACAAAGTATATGCCATCGGTGAAGCCGTTTCTGCCGAAGGAAATAAAATGTCCGAAGCGGTAGCGCTCAGCATTGACCCGTCCACGGGCAAACTGGCTCTCGTTAACCGCAATAACTCCTTGACCGCTCCGCCTTGCCATATCCAGCGCGATCCTTCCGGTCGTTATCTGATTCTGTCCAGCTACCATGGTGGGCTTGTTGGGCTGCAATCGGTGACGGACAACGGCGAAGTCGGCGTTCTTCTGGATGAGAAAAAACATGAAGGCCATGGCGCAAACCCTGCACGTCAGGAAAAACCGCATGTGCACTCCGCATTTTTCTCGCCGGATGGTAAATACCTGATGGTACAGGATCTGGGTGCCGACAAAATTGCCATCTACACGATCGATGCGGACAAAAACGAACTTGTGCTGCATAGCGAAACCAAAACGCATCCGGGCGCAGGACCGCGCCACCTGGCATTCCATCCGAACGGCCAGTTCGCGTTTGTGATCAACGAAGTGGATTCCTCGATTTCTTCGTATCGCTATGATGCGGAAGCAGGCACTTTGACCGAGATCGCCAGCGTGTCGACCTTGCCAGACGGCTATGACGGCGCTGAAAATACGACGGCTGAAATCGTCGTTTCCAACGACGGACGTTTCGTGTACGGTTCCAACCGTGGTCACGACAGCCTGGTCGTATTCGCGGTGAACGCAGAGACGGGCCATCTGACGCATGTGGAGACAGTATCCGTTGAAGGGCAGCATCCGCGTCACTTTGCTTTGACCCCAAGCGGCAAGCTGCTGATCGCGGCTAACCGCGACACCAACAACATCGTTACCTTTACGGTGGACCAAGAATCGGGCCGCCTGAAATATACAGGCCACAGCACAGGGGTATCCAAGCCTGTATGTGTTAAACCGGTATACCTGTAA
- a CDS encoding DeoR/GlpR family DNA-binding transcription regulator, which translates to MLVAERYEKIVEWVDAQGSMRVTELSERCGVTEETIRRDLDKLEQAGRLRRSHGGAVSIKYKEDSQQEIPYPERAVTHADEKRRIANEAVKMVQPGDRIALDASTTAWYMAAGLPNIQLTVLTNSIKVAAELSSKEQIRVISTGGQLASKSLSFVGPLAERSLDAYHVDKLFLSCKGVHLTKGISESNELQALVKQKMISIADEVILLADSSKFNIQAFTRVTKLSSVATIVTDQGIDSQIVESLAEQSIECIRV; encoded by the coding sequence ATGCTCGTTGCAGAACGTTATGAAAAAATTGTGGAATGGGTGGATGCGCAAGGCAGCATGCGCGTAACCGAGCTAAGCGAGCGCTGCGGCGTAACGGAAGAAACGATCCGCCGCGATCTGGACAAACTGGAGCAGGCCGGTCGGTTGCGGCGATCCCACGGCGGTGCGGTCAGCATCAAATACAAGGAAGATTCGCAGCAGGAAATTCCGTACCCGGAGCGGGCGGTTACACACGCGGACGAGAAGCGGAGAATCGCGAACGAAGCCGTGAAAATGGTACAACCAGGGGACCGCATTGCACTGGATGCCAGCACAACGGCATGGTATATGGCTGCGGGACTGCCCAACATTCAGCTTACGGTGCTGACCAACTCGATCAAGGTTGCTGCCGAGCTAAGCAGCAAGGAACAGATCCGAGTCATTTCGACCGGTGGGCAGTTGGCCTCCAAATCGCTGTCCTTCGTCGGGCCTCTGGCCGAACGCTCTTTGGATGCCTACCATGTGGACAAGCTGTTCCTTTCTTGCAAAGGCGTGCACTTAACCAAAGGGATCAGCGAATCGAACGAGCTGCAGGCGCTCGTCAAACAGAAGATGATCAGCATTGCGGACGAAGTGATTTTGCTTGCGGATTCCAGCAAATTCAATATCCAGGCATTTACGCGAGTGACAAAGCTCAGCAGCGTGGCCACCATCGTGACGGATCAAGGCATTGACAGCCAGATCGTCGAGAGCCTGGCCGAACAATCCATCGAATGCATACGCGTATAG
- a CDS encoding AEC family transporter, producing the protein MLHSFLLTLYHVFLPISLPVIGGMLLKKFKNWDTRPLSAFSLYILSPALIFDTLLHAEITWTDVWGTLWFSILNLLALWLLAALLSRMFRLEASEKAGLTLVSTFTNCVNYGLPLVLLAFGQLGLDKASVYVIGQIIIVNTLGIFFAARSEFSVKQAALSVFRMPSIYAAVIAVILRTFDLHLPEAVDGGVSMIATGYAPVVLAILGAQMLRPRGTSEPWPANVRRAFWTGIAMRLAAAPLLSYAILKALQVEGTLFSVLLILSSMPTAVNAVILAEQFNASPQFVSRCILWTTIASMAILPFMIVAVS; encoded by the coding sequence TTGTTGCACTCATTTTTATTGACACTGTACCACGTATTTTTGCCCATTTCGCTTCCGGTCATCGGAGGCATGCTGCTGAAAAAATTCAAAAATTGGGATACGCGTCCCCTGTCCGCTTTTTCCCTGTATATTTTGAGCCCGGCGCTCATCTTTGATACACTGCTACATGCCGAAATTACGTGGACCGACGTGTGGGGAACCCTCTGGTTCTCGATTCTCAACCTGCTTGCCCTGTGGCTGCTCGCCGCCCTGCTGAGCCGCATGTTCCGGCTGGAAGCCAGCGAAAAAGCAGGACTCACGCTCGTATCCACGTTTACCAACTGCGTAAACTACGGGCTGCCTTTGGTGCTGCTTGCTTTCGGACAACTGGGGCTGGACAAAGCCTCCGTATACGTCATCGGACAGATCATCATCGTGAATACGCTGGGCATCTTTTTTGCCGCAAGATCGGAATTTTCGGTCAAACAAGCCGCATTGTCCGTCTTTCGCATGCCATCCATCTATGCGGCGGTCATCGCCGTCATCCTGAGGACGTTTGATCTGCATCTGCCCGAAGCCGTCGACGGCGGCGTTAGCATGATCGCTACAGGTTATGCACCCGTCGTACTAGCCATTCTGGGTGCCCAAATGCTGCGCCCGCGCGGTACGTCAGAACCTTGGCCCGCCAACGTGCGCCGTGCCTTCTGGACGGGTATTGCCATGCGCCTGGCTGCGGCGCCGCTGTTGTCCTACGCGATCTTGAAAGCACTCCAAGTGGAAGGGACGCTGTTCAGCGTGCTGCTCATCCTGTCCTCCATGCCGACGGCAGTCAATGCCGTCATTTTGGCTGAGCAATTCAATGCGTCCCCGCAGTTCGTTTCCCGCTGCATTTTGTGGACAACCATTGCTTCGATGGCCATCCTGCCCTTTATGATTGTGGCTGTTTCCTGA
- a CDS encoding DUF2062 domain-containing protein — protein MNTQKRKSTRLARLGRALKLNFVKLLRAPGGAHKVSIGFALGFGLELIVISTASLIYLAFYPIVRLSGGSLPAAIVGNVIGKLTFLPILLMPLAKQIGSWILPAHGMGQGALHENAFMELFRGNWFALKELLLGGLDILAGMSVFGVLLGFVSYFVVKILYVRALRRRHERRLEKRRQAAASHSPASLLIRKQPQS, from the coding sequence ATGAACACACAAAAACGGAAATCGACCCGGTTGGCCCGCCTCGGGCGTGCGCTCAAGCTCAATTTCGTGAAGCTTTTGCGTGCACCGGGAGGCGCCCATAAGGTGTCCATCGGATTTGCTCTTGGTTTTGGCCTGGAGCTGATTGTCATATCGACGGCATCCCTGATCTACCTTGCATTTTATCCGATCGTACGGTTGTCCGGCGGTTCGTTGCCGGCAGCTATCGTTGGCAACGTGATCGGCAAACTTACGTTTTTGCCCATTTTGCTTATGCCTTTGGCGAAACAGATTGGGTCATGGATTTTGCCTGCCCATGGCATGGGACAGGGAGCTTTGCATGAAAATGCTTTTATGGAGCTGTTCCGCGGCAATTGGTTTGCATTGAAGGAACTGTTGCTTGGGGGGTTGGACATTTTGGCAGGCATGTCCGTCTTCGGGGTGTTATTGGGATTTGTTTCTTACTTCGTGGTGAAGATATTGTATGTACGGGCGCTCAGACGGCGCCATGAACGCAGGCTGGAGAAGCGGCGCCAGGCGGCGGCTTCCCACTCGCCCGCATCATTGCTGATCAGGAAACAGCCACAATCATAA
- a CDS encoding pyruvate kinase — translation MMQIDIEKLYQKYLTLDIPNPLNLDQIHDRLTKKYRAEKVDLERFSYLRNDPYAGFDQAVGAYVFEDKQAIKELIKLNKDDDIDYETMEFAWIMGSTLCGISNLLVFEIDVFYGMEEEEMVLGNLRFEEYLIVLYLTGYIQFDNDPLLDDLMARCREGYYLRHFGMQDGFERYLYK, via the coding sequence ATGATGCAAATCGATATCGAGAAGCTCTATCAGAAATACCTGACGTTGGATATTCCAAACCCGTTAAACTTGGACCAGATCCACGATCGGTTAACCAAGAAGTATCGTGCCGAAAAGGTCGATTTGGAGCGGTTCTCGTACTTACGCAATGATCCTTATGCCGGATTTGATCAGGCCGTAGGGGCCTATGTGTTTGAGGACAAACAGGCCATCAAGGAATTGATTAAATTGAACAAGGATGATGACATTGATTATGAAACGATGGAATTTGCCTGGATAATGGGATCAACATTATGTGGAATATCGAATTTGTTGGTTTTTGAAATCGATGTATTTTACGGTATGGAAGAAGAGGAAATGGTACTCGGCAACTTGCGTTTTGAGGAATATTTGATCGTCCTTTATTTGACGGGGTACATTCAGTTCGACAATGATCCACTTTTGGATGATTTGATGGCCCGATGCAGAGAAGGATATTATCTCAGGCACTTCGGGATGCAAGATGGTTTCGAGAGATATTTGTACAAATAA
- a CDS encoding 6-phospho-beta-glucosidase, giving the protein MKTVFPEHFLWGGAAAANQVEGAYREGGKGLSTADVVKYCSPEERGTLDELLSMTRGQLEAAIQDEQGNYPKRRGIDFYHRYKEDIALFAEMGFKMFRLSISWPRIFPQGDELEPNEAGLRFYDDVFDELLKHGIEPLVTISHYEMPVHLVQKYNGWESRELIEFFVRYAETLFERYKNKVRYWLTFNEINCTLKAPFLGAGIITEGREHPRQIAFQGLHHQFVASALAVKRGKEIQPQARIGCMLARKLLYPYTCHPEDVLKAQTENQMAQFCTDVQVRGSYPSFIRRVWDEERIQVRMEPGDEDVLRNHTVDFLSFSYYMSMTTSADPAVTGTAQGNLSSGLKNPYLPASDWGWQIDPIGLRVVLREMYDRYQVPLFVVENGLGALDHVEADGSINDDYRIHYLAEHIRQMGEAIRDGVELMGYTSWGCIDLVSASTSEMSKRYGFIHVDQDNEGNGTLKRTRKKSFYWYKDVIASNGGQLDPGSITEG; this is encoded by the coding sequence ATGAAAACCGTTTTTCCAGAGCATTTTTTGTGGGGAGGGGCCGCTGCGGCCAACCAGGTGGAAGGAGCCTATCGTGAAGGAGGCAAGGGGTTGTCGACGGCAGATGTCGTGAAATACTGCTCGCCCGAAGAGCGGGGCACGTTGGACGAGCTGTTATCCATGACCCGCGGACAATTGGAGGCGGCGATCCAGGATGAGCAAGGCAATTATCCGAAGCGCCGGGGAATCGATTTTTACCATCGTTACAAGGAGGATATCGCCCTGTTCGCCGAGATGGGCTTCAAGATGTTCCGGTTGTCCATTTCCTGGCCGCGCATTTTTCCGCAGGGCGACGAGCTTGAGCCGAACGAGGCAGGCTTGCGTTTCTATGACGACGTGTTCGACGAGCTCTTGAAGCATGGCATCGAACCGCTGGTTACCATTTCGCATTATGAAATGCCCGTGCATCTGGTGCAGAAGTATAACGGCTGGGAGTCGCGCGAACTGATCGAATTTTTCGTCCGTTATGCCGAAACGCTGTTCGAACGTTACAAAAACAAAGTGCGGTACTGGCTTACCTTTAACGAGATCAACTGTACGCTGAAAGCGCCGTTCCTCGGAGCGGGCATCATTACGGAAGGGCGGGAGCATCCGCGGCAGATCGCTTTTCAGGGGCTGCACCATCAGTTCGTGGCGAGTGCGCTTGCGGTGAAGCGCGGCAAGGAGATCCAGCCGCAAGCCCGGATCGGCTGCATGCTGGCGAGAAAACTGCTGTACCCGTATACCTGTCACCCGGAAGACGTGTTGAAGGCGCAAACCGAGAATCAAATGGCGCAGTTTTGCACGGACGTGCAGGTACGCGGTTCATATCCTTCTTTTATTCGCCGCGTCTGGGATGAGGAACGCATTCAGGTGCGGATGGAGCCGGGCGACGAGGACGTGCTTCGCAATCATACCGTTGATTTCCTTTCGTTCAGCTACTATATGTCGATGACAACCAGCGCAGATCCGGCGGTGACGGGAACGGCGCAAGGCAATCTCTCATCAGGATTGAAAAATCCGTACTTGCCGGCATCCGATTGGGGATGGCAAATCGATCCGATCGGGCTGCGCGTGGTGCTGAGGGAGATGTACGACCGGTACCAGGTGCCGCTGTTCGTGGTGGAAAACGGACTCGGTGCGCTCGACCATGTGGAAGCGGACGGCAGCATCAACGACGATTACCGTATCCATTATCTTGCAGAACATATCCGGCAAATGGGGGAGGCCATTCGCGACGGCGTGGAACTGATGGGTTATACAAGCTGGGGCTGCATCGATCTGGTGTCGGCATCGACCTCCGAAATGAGCAAACGTTACGGGTTCATTCACGTCGATCAGGACAACGAGGGGAACGGCACGCTCAAGCGTACGCGGAAAAAGAGCTTTTACTGGTATAAGGACGTCATTGCGTCCAATGGCGGCCAGCTTGATCCCGGTTCCATCACGGAAGGTTGA